A window of SAR202 cluster bacterium genomic DNA:
TGCCGGCGCCTCCTGCCGCGGGTACGCTGGTGGCACTATAGACGCATCGCCGCGCTGCTGGCTAATGACCGGCCCGCGGAAAGTCGAAAATATGCAATTAAGGCAATCACAGCTTCGTGGCGCGCGGATAGCGAGGCCCTCCAGTCAATTCGACTTCTCGGGCGAGGCCTGCTTCCCGCACGCCTGGTCAAAAAGGCCCGGCCGCTACCAGCGGCCGGCCGCAATGACGACGACTAAGACCAATCAGAGGATGTCGACGCCAGCAGTCCCAAATAAACAGTACCGCTTCGTCCTTACCGGCGGCCCGGGCGCGGGCAAGACCACCCTGGTGGAGCACCTGTCCTCGATGGGCTTCGCGACCGTGCGAGAGGCCGCAAGGGACATAATCACGGAGCAGGTCCGGCTTGGCTCAGACGTGCTTCCATGGAAAGATACGATATCGTTCCAGCGGCATGTCCTGGCCCTGCAGCTAACGCGAGAGGCGGAGATAGACTCCGAAATGGCCTTCCTGGACAGGGGCACGCCGGACGGCCTGGCCTATATCCGGCACTACGGGCACACCCCCTTCCCTGAGATACTGGACAGTGCCCGGGACCGCTACACCGTCGCATTCCTGCTTGACCTGGTAGACGCCCGGAACATCGACCCGCTACGCGAAGAGTCCAGGGCGACCGCCGCGCGGATCCATGCCTTCATAAGGCAGGTGTACTCGGAACTAGGCTACGGTATCATCGAAGTGCCTGTGCTCCCCGTCCCTGAGCGGGCAGAATTCGTCATCGAGGCCGCCCGCCGGTCCACCGCCGGTCGGCGAAGCCCATGAACCCACGCTCGATTTATTGTAGAATTTTTCAGCACGCCCAACTAATATGCCAATGCGGCAGTCCGCAGGCGCTGGAGGCCCCAATTAAATGACCGAAGCCAAGTCCCCCACATCGCTTATCACCGGAGGCGCCGGATTCCTCGGCTCCCACCTGTGTGAAAAGCTCCTGTCGGTCGGACATTCCGTGATCTGCATGGACAACCTGATCACCGGCACGGACGACAATATCCGGCACCTTGTCGGCAACCCCAAATTCACCCTCGTCCATCACGATGTTACCCACCCGATCAACCTGGGGGACCTCCTGCGGGCCGCCGGTC
This region includes:
- a CDS encoding ATP-binding protein; protein product: MTGPRKVENMQLRQSQLRGARIARPSSQFDFSGEACFPHAWSKRPGRYQRPAAMTTTKTNQRMSTPAVPNKQYRFVLTGGPGAGKTTLVEHLSSMGFATVREAARDIITEQVRLGSDVLPWKDTISFQRHVLALQLTREAEIDSEMAFLDRGTPDGLAYIRHYGHTPFPEILDSARDRYTVAFLLDLVDARNIDPLREESRATAARIHAFIRQVYSELGYGIIEVPVLPVPERAEFVIEAARRSTAGRRSP